A portion of the Bacillus sp. es.034 genome contains these proteins:
- a CDS encoding DUF3889 domain-containing protein has product MLLKLIRLVSIVLGLMVLSNLSIGEGSQILYAQQEIPSYAKWGSLAVRKTKERYPDAAIVDYLHIGKEYGTKTSTEKFKLWLRRGGKEFGVFVDIQFETESEKLLDIKFKETDR; this is encoded by the coding sequence ATGCTCTTGAAATTGATCCGGTTAGTTTCAATTGTTCTTGGTTTGATGGTTTTGTCGAACCTTTCAATCGGAGAAGGTAGTCAAATTCTTTATGCACAGCAGGAAATTCCGTCCTATGCAAAATGGGGAAGCCTTGCAGTGAGAAAAACGAAAGAAAGGTATCCTGATGCAGCGATTGTGGATTATCTTCACATTGGAAAAGAATATGGCACGAAGACTTCAACTGAAAAATTTAAGCTTTGGTTAAGGCGGGGCGGTAAGGAATTTGGAGTGTTTGTTGATATCCAGTTTGAAACGGAAAGCGAAAAACTCCTTGATATTAAGTTTAAGGAAACGGATCGATAG
- a CDS encoding helix-turn-helix domain-containing protein, with protein sequence MNKRTWLTKLRKRKKMTQQEVAAKAFIERSYYAQIENGIRKPSAEVTIKLGQVLDFHASSFNLEENPFSIALQNAPVILAHCDTQLRYTWIFNTPDLIPEDHIGKTDVELDDNVGNHALMKLKKEVLTEKRPVSRVITIPLPSGDISYNVYAHPLLNEDGAIIGVATASTVIHSNKTE encoded by the coding sequence TTGAATAAAAGAACTTGGCTCACTAAGTTACGTAAAAGGAAAAAGATGACCCAGCAGGAAGTAGCTGCAAAAGCCTTTATTGAAAGATCCTACTATGCCCAAATTGAAAATGGAATCCGGAAACCAAGTGCCGAAGTGACGATCAAGTTAGGTCAAGTGCTGGATTTTCATGCATCAAGTTTTAACCTGGAGGAGAATCCATTCTCCATTGCTTTACAAAATGCCCCTGTCATCCTGGCTCATTGTGATACTCAATTACGGTACACATGGATTTTTAATACCCCTGATCTTATTCCCGAAGATCATATCGGAAAAACAGATGTGGAACTGGATGATAATGTAGGGAATCATGCCCTGATGAAATTAAAGAAAGAGGTTCTAACTGAAAAGAGGCCAGTTAGCCGAGTCATTACCATTCCCTTACCATCTGGAGACATCTCTTACAACGTTTATGCCCATCCCCTCCTAAACGAGGATGGTGCCATTATTGGAGTTGCCACTGCTTCCACAGTAATACATAGCAACAAAACAGAATGA